GCGCCACCCTGCGCGAGGCGTTGCCCGGCCTGCCCGACGCCCCCGTACCCGAGTGGCTGGCGGGCCGTTTCCCGTTCGTCGCGCCGCTGGACCTCACCGACCGGGCGACCCGGGAGGCCGTCGCCACGATCCTCGCCGACGCGTGCCGGCTGACGGACGGCCCCTTCGTGCATGTCGGCGGCGACGAGGCCGTGGGCGCCACCGACGAGAGCTTCGCCCACTCCGTCCGCGAACTCAGGTCCCTGGTGAGGAAGTCGGGCAAGCGGCCGCTCGGCTGGCAGGAGTCGTCGCGGGCAGGGGTCGACCCCGAGGACATCCTCCAGTTCTGGGTCGACGTCCCGATGATGGACCTGCCCGACACCGCCGACGAGATCGCCGCCCGCCCCGAACTCGTCGCCGCGGGAACCACGTTGGAGTTCGTCCAGGCCCTGAAGTCGTTCTTCGCGCCGACCGATCAGGATCTGGCCCGCATCCTCGACGGCGGCGGCCGTGTCCTGCTCTCCCCGCAGTCACATCTCTATCTGGACCGCGCCTACGCACCGGAGATCGTCCCGGCCGGGCGCGAGGGGGATGCCGCCCGTCTCGGATTCCCGACCTACCGCCCCCTGGGCGTCGAGCACACGGCGGCCTGGGACCCGGCGTCCCACGGGATTCCGGAGGACCGGGTGGCCGGGGTGGAGGCGACGGTCTTCGCCGAGTCGGTGGAGTCGCTGGACGATGTGACGACCCTTCTGCTGCCCCGCCTGGCCTCCGTCGCGGCGGCGGCCTGGTCCGGGCGCGCCCCCGACTGGACCGGCCACCGGGCCCGCCTGGCCCACCACGGCAGGCTCTGGGAGCAGCGCGGCCTCGCGTATCTGCCCTCCACGGAAGTCCCCTGGGTAACGGCCCACGAGGGCTGAGGTCCTGGCCGGGGGGCCGGGGAGGCCGGGGCCGGCGCCCCCCGGGTAGGGCGGCACCGCCGTCGAGCGGAGCGGGCCGCCCGGAGAGCGGGACAGGGCTTTCACCCGGCCCGCGCCTCTCCCCCGGACCTCCGGCGGCGTCTCAGGCGCTCCCCAGCGCCTCCGAGACCAGGGCGCGCGCCTCCTCCTGCACCTGGCCGAGGTGTTCGGGCCCCTGGAAGCTCTCCGCGTACACCTTGTAGACGTCCTCCGTGCCCGAGGGGCGGGCGGCGAACCAGGCGCTGTCGGTGCAGACCTTGAGGCCGCCGATCGCGGCCCCGTTGCCCGGCGCCTCGGTGAGTACGGCGGTGATGGGCTCGCCCGCCAGGGTGTCGGCCTTGACCTGCTGCGGGGAGAGCTTGGCCAGGACCGCCTTCTCCTCGCGGGTGGCGGGCGCGTCGACGCGGGCGTACGCCGGGTCGCCGAAGCGGGCGGTGAGCTGGGCGTACCGCTGGGACGGGGTGGAGCCGGTGACGGCCGTGATCTCCGAGGCGAGCAGGGCCAGCAGGATGCCGTCCTTGTCCGTGGTCCAGACACGGCCGTCGCGCCGCAGGAACGAGGCGCCGGCCGACTCCTCGCCACCGAAGCCGAGGCTGCCGTCGTACAGCCCGTCCACGAACCACTTGAAGCCGACCGGCACCTCCACCAGGGTGCGGCCGAGGTCGTGGGCGACCCGGTCGATCATCGAGGAGGAGACCAGCGTCTTGCCGATTCCCGTTCCTGCGGGCCAGCCCTCGCGGTGGGTGCAGAGGTAGTCGATGGCGGTGGCCAGGTAGTGGTTGGGGTTCATCAGGCCGCCGTCGGGGGTGACGATGCCGTGCCGGTCGGCGTCGGCGTCGTTGCCGGTGGCGATGGCGTACGCGTCGCGCTGGGCGATCAGCGAGGCCATGGCGTGCGGGGAGGAGCAATCCATCCGGATCTTGCCGTCCCAGTCCAGCGTCATGAACCGCCAGGTCGGGTCGGCGAGCGGGTTGACCACGGTGAGGTCGATCCGGTGCCGTTCCGCGATGCGCCCCCAGTACGCGACGGAAGCGCCGCCGAGCGGGTCGGCGCCGATCCGGAGCCCCGCGTCCCGTACGGCCTCCAGGTTCAGGACGGAGGGCAGATCGTCGACGTACGCGGTCAGGAAGTCGTGGCGCCCCGTGGTGCCGGCGGCCAGCGCGCGGGCGTACGGGATACGGCGGACCTCCCCGAGTCCGGCCTCGATCAACGCGTTGGCCCGGTCCTGGATCCAGGAGGTGGCGTCCGAGGCGGCCGGTCCGCCGTTGGGCGGGTTGTACTTGAAGCCGCCGTCGGCGGGCGGGTTGTGCGACGGGGTGACCACGATGCCGTCGGCCAGGTGCTCAGTGCGGCCGTGGTTGTACGTGAGGATGGCGTGCGAGACGGCGGGCGTGGGGGTGTAGCCGTCGTCGCTGTCGATGAGGGCGGTGACGCCGTTGGCGGCCAGCACCTCCAGGGCGGTGACCCGGGCGGGTTCGGACAGGGCGTGGGTGTCGGCGCCGAGGAAGAGCGGCCCGTCGGTGCCCTGGCGGGCCCGGTAGTCGCAGATCGCCTGGGTGGTGGCGGCGATGTGGTCGTCGTTGAACGCGGCCGCGAGGGCGGAGCCGCGGTGGCCCGAGGTGCCGAAGGCCACCCGCTGGGCGGGCTCGGCCGGATCGGGGTGGAGGGCGTAATAGGCCGTCACCAGCCGTGCCACGTCGACCAGGTCAGCTGACTGCGCCGGCTGCCCGGCCCGTGCGTGCACCATCGAGTCTCCTCTTGCCTCTTCGTCATCACCGGCCCGAGGGAACGGGCCGCCGTCCCGGGGCGGACGATCACCCCGATCCGTACCCGATTCTGTCCTCTTGCCCCGCATCGGTGCGTGACGGGTTCACGCCTTCCTCGCGTGGCCGCCCGGCCGGGACGGCACCGCGCCCCCGGTCCGGGGGGAGGACCGGGGGCGCGGCGGACTCGGGGGGTCAGCGGCCCTGGAGGCGCTTCACGTTGTCGCCGAAGGTCCAGCCCTTGGAGCCGTCCCAGTTCAGGGACCAGGTCATCAGCCCCTTCAGGGAGCCGTTGTAGTGGTTCCAGGCCTGGGAGACGAGCGAGGGTGCCATATGGCCGCCGCCCGCGCCGGGCTGCGCGGGCAGGCCGGGGACCTGCTTGTCGTAGGGGACCTTGATGGTGGTGCCCTGGATGACGAGCCCCCGGTTCAGGCAGTCCGTCTGGGCGGTGAACCCGGCGACCGTGCCGGCGGAGTAGGAGTCACCGGAGCAGCCGTACATGCTGCCGTTGTAGTACTGCATGTTCAGCCACCAGAGCCGGCCGTTGTCGGCGTACTTCTTGATGATGGGCAGGTACGCGCCCCAGATGGAGCCGTAGACCACGCTGCCCCCGGTGACGTACGCCGTCTCGGGCGCCATGGTGAGGCCGAAGTTCGACGGCATGGCGGCGAGGACGCCGTCGATGATGCGGATGAGGTTGGCCTGGGACGCGGAGAGCTGGTTGATGTTGCCGCTGCTGGTGAGGCCTGTCTCGATGTCGATGTCGATGCCGTCGAAGTTGTACTTCTTCAGGATCGGGACGACGGTCGCCACGAACCGGTCGGCGACCTTGCTGGAGCTGAGGTCGATCCCGGCGGCCGCCCCGCCGATCGACATGAGGAGGGTGAGTCCGGAGGCCTTGGCCTGGCACATCTCCGCGGGGGTGGCGACCTTGACGGTGTTGTCCATGCCGTCCTCCCAGAGGACGGTGCCGTCGGAGCGGATGACGGGGAAGGCGGCGTTGACGACGTTGTAGCCGTGCTGGGTGATACGGGAGTCGGTGATCGGGATCCAGCCGAGCGGCGGGTGCACGCCGTTGGCCGCGCCGTCCCAGTTCTCCCAGTACCCCTGGAGCACCTTGCCGGTGGGCTTCGACTTGACCGCGCAGGTCTCGGCGGCCGTCGTCTTCGGGGAGTCGGCGGTCTTCGGCGGGGCGGCTCCGACCAGCATCGGTACGACGAGCGCCGCGGCCAGGCCGAGGCCCAGCAGTCGTGATGTACGGCCCATGATCCGTAGTCCTTCCTGCCCGGGTCCGCCGCCGACGGCGCGAAAGGTTCGCCCCGACCCGCCCAGTGTCGTGACCCTGCCAAACCGTAGAATGGTCCAGACCTTCGGTCAAGAGGTCTGGACCAACCCGTCCGGCCCGGGGGCGAGAAGACACCGCGGCGGGGTGGGAAGCAGCACAGTCAACCGCTCCGCACCCCGCTCGGCACCGGCCGCGGTCCCTCAACCCCGGCCTCGACCCGGGCCCCTCAGCCCCGGTCGTACGTGTGGAACCCGCGGCCGGTCTTCCGGCCGAGCAGCCCCGCCTCCACCATCCGCAGGAGCAGCGGCGGCGGGGCGTAGAGCGGTTCCTTGAACTCGTCGTACAGCGACGCCGCGATGGAGGCCACCGTGTCCAGGCCGATCAGGTCCGCCAGCTTGAGCGGGCCCATCGGGTGGGCGCAGCCCAGCTCCATCCCGGCGTCGACGTCGGCGGCGGTCGCGAAGCCGGACTCGGCCATCCGGATCGCGGAGAGCAGGTACGGGACCAGCAGCGCGTTGACGACGAAGCCGGACCGGTCCTGGGAGCGGACCACCGTCTTGCCGAGCACGTCCGTCACGAACTCCTCGGCCGCCACGACCGTGGCGGGCGCCGTGTGCAGGGAGGGGACGACCTCCACCAGCGGCAGTACGGGGACCGGGTTGAAGAAGTGCAGGCCGAGGACGTGGTCGGCGCGGTGGGTGGCCATGCCCAGGCGCATCACGGGGATGGCGGAGGTGTTGGTGGCCAGAATGGCCCCCGGGTCCTCGACGATCTTGTCGAGGGCAGTGAAGACCTCCGTCTTGGCCTGGGCGTTCTCGACGACGGCCTCGACCACGAGCTGACGGTCGGCCAGGGCGTCGAGGTCTCCGGTGAACACCAGCCGGCCGAGCGCGTCCTCGGCGGTGAGGCGGTCCAGCTTGCCGCGTTGGACGGCTCGTTCCAGGGAGACCGCGACCCGTTCGCGGGCTCGGTCGGCGGCGGTGGCGTCCGCCTCGCAGACGATGGTGTGCACGCCGGCCCGGGCGCAGACCTCGGCGATCCCGGCGCCCATCTGGCCTCCTCCGACGACGCCCGCCCTGGAGATGCGCGCGCTCATGCCTGCACCACCGGCCGGCCGACGAGGTGGCGTGCGTACGCCTCCGTGGTGAAGAACGCGGGCAGCTCCTTGGCGAGGGCGGTGCGTTCGAAGAGGTCCCGGACCTGGTCGAGGCGGGCCCAGGGGTAGGTGGCACCGAGCGTGGCCAGCTCCTCCTCGAAGAGGCGCTCCACGCTCCGGCGCTCGACCGTCCCGTGCTTGAGCCACTGCCAGATCTGGACCCGGGCGATCTCGGCGGTCGCCGCGTCCTCCATCAGGCCGTTGAGCGCGACGGCTCCCCGGCCGTTCAGCCAGGCGTCGTAGTAGCGGAGGGTGACGGCGATGTTGTCGCGTACGCCCTCCGGGGTCGGACGCCCTGCGGTACGCCGTACGGCGACCAGCTCCTCGGCCGTGACATGGACGTCGTTGCGGGTGCGTTCCAGCTGGTGCGGCCGGTCGCCGAGCACCTCGCCGAAGACGGTCCGGCAGACCGGGACCAGACCGGGGTGGGCGACCCAGGAGCCGTCGAAGCCGTCCTCCGCCTCACGCTCCTTGTCCAGCCGCACCTTGGCCAGCGCCGCTTCCAGGGACTCCGTACCGCCGCCGGGGATCTGGGCGGCCATGCCGCCGATGGCGTGGGCGCCGCGCTGGTGGCAGGTGCGGACGAGGAGTTCGGTGTAGGCGCGCATGAAGGGGGCGGTCATCGTGACGGTCGCCCGGTCGGGAAGGACGAAGTCGGGGCGGTGCGCGAAGTTCTTGATCAGGCTGAAAAGGTAGTCCCAGCGGCCCGCGTTGAGGCCCGCGCTGTGCTCGCGCAGCTCGTGCAGGATCTCCTCCATCTCGAACGCGGCGGTGATCGTCTCGATGAGGACGGTGGCGCGGATGGTGCCCCGGGGGATGTCCAGCAGGTCCTGGGCCAGGAGGAAGACGTCGTTCCAGAGGCGGGCCTCGTACCGGTTCTCCAGCTTGGGGAGGTAGAAGTACGGTCCGCTGCCCGCGTCGATCTGGCGGCGGGCGCAATGGAAGAAGTAGAGGCCGAAGTCGACGAGGGCGGCGGGGACGGGCCGGCCGTCGATGACGAGGTGCTTCTCGGTGAGGTGCCAGCCGCGCGGACGGACCATGATGGTGGCGGGCCGGTCGGTGAGCCGGTACTCCTTGCCGTTGTCCGCCGTGAAGTCGATGCGCCGGTCGATGGCGTCGATCAGGGTCAGCTGGCCTTGGACGATGTTCTCCCAGGTGGGCGAGGTGGCGTCCTCGAAGTCCGCCATCCACACCTGGGCACCGGAGTTGAGGGCGTTGACGGCCATGCGCCGTTCGGGCGGGCCGGTGATCTCCACCCGCCGGTCGGTGAGGCCCGGGGCGGGCCGGGCGACGCGCCAGTCGGGGTCCGTACGGATCGACTTGGTGGCACGGGAGAAGTCGAGAGGAGTGCCGCCGCGCAGCAGCGCGGAGCGGCGGCGGCGCTCGGTCAGCAGATCGAAGCGGCGGGTGGCGAAGGCCGCGTCGAGACGGGCGATGAAGTCGAGGGCCTCGGGGGTGAGGACCTCCTCGTGCCGGTCGCCCGGTACGCCGAGGACCTGGACGTGGCCGGTCGTGACAAGGGTGGTCATGCGGGTCTCCTCAGCGGGGCGTGGGCGGGATCGGACCCGGTCACGGGGGCGGTGGGGCCCCCGCGACCGGCAGGGCTTTCTAGTGGAACTGCTCCTCCTCCGTCGACCCGGTCAGCGCCGTGGTCGAGGAGGCCGGGTTGATGGCGGTGGAGACCTGGTCGAAGTAGCCCGTGCCGACCTCGCGCTGGTGCCTGACCGCGGTGAAGCCCTGCGCCTGGGCGGCGAACTCCCGCTCCTGGAGGTCGACATAGGCGGTCATGCCCTGCTCGGCGTAGCCGCGCGCCAGGTCGAACATGGCGTGGTTGAGGGAGTGGAAGCCGGCCAGGGTGATGAACTGGAACCGGTAGCCCATCGCGCCCAGCTCCCGCTGGAACTTGGCGATCTGGTCGTCGTCCAGCGCGGCCCGCCAGTTGAAGGAGGGCGAGCAGTTGTACGCGAGCATCTGGTCCGGGTGCTCGGCGTGGATGGCCTCGGCGAACTCGCGTGCCTGGTCGAGGTCCGGGGTGCCGGTCTCGACCCAGATGAGGTCGGCGTACGGGGCGTAGGCGAGGCCGCGCGAGATGACCGGCGCCATGCCGTTCCGCACGCGGTGGAAGCCTTCGGCGGTCCGCTCGCCCGTGATGAACCGCGCGTCGCGCTCGTCCACGTCGCTGGTGATGAGGTTGGCGGCGAGCGCGTCGGTGCGGGCCACGATCAGGGTCGGGACGTCCGCGATGTCGGCGGCGAGGCGGGCCGCGTTGAGGGTGCGCACATGCTGGGCGGTGGGGACGAGGACCTTGCCGCCGAGGTGGCCGCACTTCTTCTCGGAGGCGAGCTGGTCCTCGTAGTGGATGCCGGCCGCTCCGGCCTCGATCATCGCCTTGGTCAGCTCGAAGGCGTTGAGCGGGCCGCCGAAGCCTGCCTCGGCGTCGGCGACGATCGGGGCCAGGTAGTCGGTGGTGTCGCCGGCGTCCTCGGCGGTGGCGATCTGGTCGGCGCGGAGCAGGGCGTTGTTGATCCGGCGGACCACGCTGGGAACGGAGTTGGCCGGGTAGAGGCTCTGGTCGGGGTAGGTGTGGCCGGCCAGGTTGGCGTCGGCGGCGACCTGCCAGCCGGAGAGGTAGATGGCCTGGAGACCGGCCTTGACCTGCTGGACGGCCTGGCCGCCGGTCAGGGCGCCGAGCGCGTGGATGTAGTCCCGCTCGTGCAGCTGGCGCCAGAGCCGCTCGGCGCCGCGCCGGGCGAGGGTGTGCTCCTCGCGGACGCTGCCGGAGAGCCGGACCACGTCCTCGGCGCTGTAGCTGCGCTCGATGCCCTTCCAGCGGGGGTCGCTCGCCCACCGCTGCGCCAGCTCTTCCGCCGTCGTCCTTGCCTGCGCCATGGCGTTACTCCCGAAGTCGTGGGGGTCGATCGTGTGAACGGTGCATCGTGTGAATGGTGCGAAGCCTGCGTCACCGAGTGACGCAGCTTCTGGTGCGGCCCACCGGACCTCCGAGGTGGGACGGTAAGCAATGCGCCCGGCGAACCGGTCCGGGATCCCGAGGAGTACGACGTCAGGGCGTGAAATCGTGCTCGGTACCCCGGTTCGGAACCGGTGTCCGGTGGGCCGCAGGACCAACTCTGACAGTGGCACTGAGTGCCATCAACCGGGGAAGCATGCCAAGTTCTGCGAATCTTTCCGTCCACTTTGCCAAGGTTGCGAAGGGCTCGGGCGGGCCTGTCAAGGCTAGGGTTGTCGACATGTTGACCACGGTGGAAAGGGCTCCGATGTGAGCAAGACCTACGCGGGCGCGCGGCTGCGCCGACTGCGTGAGGAGCGCGGGCTGAGCCAGGCGGAGCTGGCGCGGATACTGGCGATCTCGCCGAGCTACCTCAACCAGATGGAGCACGATTCGCGCCCCCTCACGGTCCCGGTGCTGCTGCGGCTGACCGAGGCGTTCGGGGTCGACCCCGGCTTCTTCTCGGAGCGGGACACCACCCGGGTGCTGGCCGACCTGCGCGAGGCGCTCGCCGACGAGGTGGGAGCGGCACGGGTCTCGGCCGCCGAACTGTCCGAGCTGGCCTCCCGGCTGCCGGGCGTCGCGAACGTGCTGCTGGATCTGGGCCGGCGCAACCAGGCGCTGGCCGGGCGGCTCGCGGAGGCCGCCGAGCTGCGGGGCGGCGGCGGGCCCGATCTGCCGCGCTCACCGCACGAGGAGATCCGCGAGTTCTTCTACCGGCGGCAGAACTACCTGCACGAGGCGGACCTGACGGCGGAGAGACTGGCCGCGGAGATCGGGGTGCGCCCCGGCGAGGTCGTCACCGCGCTCGCGGCCCGGCTCACCGAGCGGCACGGGATCAGGTTGGCCACCGCCGACGACCGGCAGGGCCGGGCCGGGAGCGCGTCGGGAGGCC
This DNA window, taken from Streptomyces griseus subsp. griseus, encodes the following:
- a CDS encoding family 20 glycosylhydrolase gives rise to the protein MNAVIPEPRTAAPAAGQEPGPRTAGAWRVHPADPDLTGVAATVHALLEPHFGSRLLPLGTVHRPDVPTLTLALGDGAEGSPAPIGVAPDGTALPVDESYRLTVEADGILCRAATPAGVFRAATTALHLLVTSGDRVPRQELTDAPRHAWRGLLLDPARGYLTPDEVRRVIDLAALYKLNVLHLHLTDNEGWRLEIPGTPELTAPAPDGTPRAFYTTDDYRELQAYAAERFVTVVPEIDLPGHCATLREALPGLPDAPVPEWLAGRFPFVAPLDLTDRATREAVATILADACRLTDGPFVHVGGDEAVGATDESFAHSVRELRSLVRKSGKRPLGWQESSRAGVDPEDILQFWVDVPMMDLPDTADEIAARPELVAAGTTLEFVQALKSFFAPTDQDLARILDGGGRVLLSPQSHLYLDRAYAPEIVPAGREGDAARLGFPTYRPLGVEHTAAWDPASHGIPEDRVAGVEATVFAESVESLDDVTTLLLPRLASVAAAAWSGRAPDWTGHRARLAHHGRLWEQRGLAYLPSTEVPWVTAHEG
- the pgm gene encoding phosphoglucomutase (alpha-D-glucose-1,6-bisphosphate-dependent); amino-acid sequence: MVHARAGQPAQSADLVDVARLVTAYYALHPDPAEPAQRVAFGTSGHRGSALAAAFNDDHIAATTQAICDYRARQGTDGPLFLGADTHALSEPARVTALEVLAANGVTALIDSDDGYTPTPAVSHAILTYNHGRTEHLADGIVVTPSHNPPADGGFKYNPPNGGPAASDATSWIQDRANALIEAGLGEVRRIPYARALAAGTTGRHDFLTAYVDDLPSVLNLEAVRDAGLRIGADPLGGASVAYWGRIAERHRIDLTVVNPLADPTWRFMTLDWDGKIRMDCSSPHAMASLIAQRDAYAIATGNDADADRHGIVTPDGGLMNPNHYLATAIDYLCTHREGWPAGTGIGKTLVSSSMIDRVAHDLGRTLVEVPVGFKWFVDGLYDGSLGFGGEESAGASFLRRDGRVWTTDKDGILLALLASEITAVTGSTPSQRYAQLTARFGDPAYARVDAPATREEKAVLAKLSPQQVKADTLAGEPITAVLTEAPGNGAAIGGLKVCTDSAWFAARPSGTEDVYKVYAESFQGPEHLGQVQEEARALVSEALGSA
- a CDS encoding chitinase, which produces MGRTSRLLGLGLAAALVVPMLVGAAPPKTADSPKTTAAETCAVKSKPTGKVLQGYWENWDGAANGVHPPLGWIPITDSRITQHGYNVVNAAFPVIRSDGTVLWEDGMDNTVKVATPAEMCQAKASGLTLLMSIGGAAAGIDLSSSKVADRFVATVVPILKKYNFDGIDIDIETGLTSSGNINQLSASQANLIRIIDGVLAAMPSNFGLTMAPETAYVTGGSVVYGSIWGAYLPIIKKYADNGRLWWLNMQYYNGSMYGCSGDSYSAGTVAGFTAQTDCLNRGLVIQGTTIKVPYDKQVPGLPAQPGAGGGHMAPSLVSQAWNHYNGSLKGLMTWSLNWDGSKGWTFGDNVKRLQGR
- a CDS encoding 3-hydroxybutyryl-CoA dehydrogenase, which gives rise to MSARISRAGVVGGGQMGAGIAEVCARAGVHTIVCEADATAADRARERVAVSLERAVQRGKLDRLTAEDALGRLVFTGDLDALADRQLVVEAVVENAQAKTEVFTALDKIVEDPGAILATNTSAIPVMRLGMATHRADHVLGLHFFNPVPVLPLVEVVPSLHTAPATVVAAEEFVTDVLGKTVVRSQDRSGFVVNALLVPYLLSAIRMAESGFATAADVDAGMELGCAHPMGPLKLADLIGLDTVASIAASLYDEFKEPLYAPPPLLLRMVEAGLLGRKTGRGFHTYDRG
- the aceB gene encoding malate synthase A, with amino-acid sequence MTTLVTTGHVQVLGVPGDRHEEVLTPEALDFIARLDAAFATRRFDLLTERRRRSALLRGGTPLDFSRATKSIRTDPDWRVARPAPGLTDRRVEITGPPERRMAVNALNSGAQVWMADFEDATSPTWENIVQGQLTLIDAIDRRIDFTADNGKEYRLTDRPATIMVRPRGWHLTEKHLVIDGRPVPAALVDFGLYFFHCARRQIDAGSGPYFYLPKLENRYEARLWNDVFLLAQDLLDIPRGTIRATVLIETITAAFEMEEILHELREHSAGLNAGRWDYLFSLIKNFAHRPDFVLPDRATVTMTAPFMRAYTELLVRTCHQRGAHAIGGMAAQIPGGGTESLEAALAKVRLDKEREAEDGFDGSWVAHPGLVPVCRTVFGEVLGDRPHQLERTRNDVHVTAEELVAVRRTAGRPTPEGVRDNIAVTLRYYDAWLNGRGAVALNGLMEDAATAEIARVQIWQWLKHGTVERRSVERLFEEELATLGATYPWARLDQVRDLFERTALAKELPAFFTTEAYARHLVGRPVVQA
- the aceA gene encoding isocitrate lyase: MAQARTTAEELAQRWASDPRWKGIERSYSAEDVVRLSGSVREEHTLARRGAERLWRQLHERDYIHALGALTGGQAVQQVKAGLQAIYLSGWQVAADANLAGHTYPDQSLYPANSVPSVVRRINNALLRADQIATAEDAGDTTDYLAPIVADAEAGFGGPLNAFELTKAMIEAGAAGIHYEDQLASEKKCGHLGGKVLVPTAQHVRTLNAARLAADIADVPTLIVARTDALAANLITSDVDERDARFITGERTAEGFHRVRNGMAPVISRGLAYAPYADLIWVETGTPDLDQAREFAEAIHAEHPDQMLAYNCSPSFNWRAALDDDQIAKFQRELGAMGYRFQFITLAGFHSLNHAMFDLARGYAEQGMTAYVDLQEREFAAQAQGFTAVRHQREVGTGYFDQVSTAINPASSTTALTGSTEEEQFH